The window CAATATGAGAAAGCCATTCATAAGTTAAGACAATTCAGGGTCCACTATCCTGATTATACGGACTTAATTTACTTAGAGGCGTTATGTCACTATGGTCTTCATGATGTAAAAAACACAGAAATTCTTTTGAAAAAATGTATAGAGGATGGAGAAGCTTCTTGGAAAAAGTATACCATCTCAATTGGCAGCGGCAGCTTCAAAGCTATTCAATCTTTAATGGTACTTTATAAGAGTCAAAATAGATGGGATGAAGTCATTGAACTGTCAATGGAACTGGCCAAAATTGAATACACCAAACAGAAAACGTTAATAGAAATCATGGAATACTATCAAAAAGAAGAAAATATACCCCGTATGTTAGATCTTTTGTTCCACCACAAGCTGTACCAAGTAGAAAATTTACTCGTATTGTTTAAATGGTTAATCAACAAAGACATGCACAAGGATGTAACAACCCTGGTTAAGGATGTTTATACCAGAATGAAAAACAATAAAGATTTTATAACACAATTCTCAACGGCGTCCAATCACATATTGAAAAATAGAAACACATAGGCATCCATCTTTCAGAGTCTAAGCTCTAGTTAAGAAGAAAGTAAGAAATAGGAAACATGAAGCTCTTTAACAGTATTAATACGTGATATATGAAAAAAGGAAGAAAATTAGGTCATTTTGACATCATGATAATAGCATCCCTTTTAATAGGTAATTAAGAAAAAAACATTATAAATGTAATAATTACATTTACAGCACATGGGTTTAATTGGTATAATCTATAATAGAGGCATTTAATGTTATATTTAGCATCTGATTGCACTGTATCTCTATGTCATTATTTTGAGGTCATATGAACCATCTAAAAAATGTTTAAATTGCTGATTAGGCAATTTTGACATACATTTAAATAAGATTGTAGAGGGAAGTGAGCAATCACTAAAAAGTTTAATTGAATTTTTGCAAGATAGTAGGTATGAATAAAGAGAGAAAAATATACCTGTATGTAAAGGGCTAGTCTTGCCAGAACGTGTATGAAATGTATTGATGTGTATATAAAAATCTTTGGGATATAGTTAGGTATGTCATAAATGAAGCTAGAGACACACTAAATTAGACAATAACAGGAGAATATCATGAGAAGATTGTTTATGCACAGGTGGAAATTGTATTATTTTGTGATGCTTATAATTGTATTATGGTATATACTCACATCATCAAATGTTGTGATGGCTAGTGGTTATAAAATGAATAGGGTGTTGTTTATTAGTTCTTATTCACCGAGTTTCCAAACATTTTTTAGACAGGTAGATGGCATCCGGTCCGAATTAGACAATATGCATATCATGTTAGATATTGAATTTATGAATTCTGAACGTTTTTTTACCGAAGAAAGTATAGCTAACTTTTATGAAAATCTATCTTATAAGATAAAAAAATTACTGCCTTATGATGTGATTATAGTAGCCGATGATAATGCTTTAAAATTCATACTTACATATAAAGAAAAACTATTTCCAGAGACGCCTATTGTATTCATGGGAATTAATGATTTGGACAATGCTGAACGAGCCAGTCAGGACCCAAATATAACAGGTGTTGTAGAAACGGTGTCAATGGAGGACACCATCGCTATTGCTAGGAAGTTAAGGCCTAAAGCTGTCAATGTTGTAGCACTTATTGATAATACGTCTACAGGTGCAAGTGACAGAAAAACGTATGGTAGGCTAGCACCAGAATTTCCTGACCTTAATTTTGAGACATTATCTTTAGGAGATTTAACCTATGAACAGTTTAAGAAGCAACTGGGTTTGTTAAATGAAGAAGATATTGTACTATTATTATCCGTTTATCATGATAAAACCAATAGACGGATTTCCTTTCAAGAAAGTGTTAATCTTATATTAAATCACTGTGATCAACCTGTCTTTCACCCATATCATTATGGCATTAAAGAGGGGCTTATTGGTGGACGTGTTGTATCCCACTATGAACAGGGAAAACAAGCCGGAATGATAGCAAAAGATATTTTGAATGGTATGGATATTGCTTTCATAAATCCCATCAATGAGACTTTGAATCCTTATGTATTCAATTATAAAACCATGCAAAAACATCAGATTAGTACCAAATGGTTACCGAAGAATAGTATGCTTATACATGCAGATGAATCCATATTCCAAAAGTATGGTGCGTATATTGGTATTGTTATACTTATTATTGTGATTCAGTTGATGATTATAATAGCTCTCATAAAAAACATCTATAAAAGAAAATTAGCTGAACAACGATTAAAAGAAAAACAGACACAATGTGTTGTAGCGAATAATGATTTAACATTAGCCAATGAAGAATTAAGTGCTACCTTTGAAGAAATAGAAATTAAAAGCAGACAAATTAACGAATTGGTTTATGAAGATAGACTTACAGGTCTAAAAAATCGATACGCCATGACCAAAACCATTGATAGGATCATTGCGACAAGTGCAGCATGTAAGATGGCGATTATGTTCTTGGATATTGATGATTTTAAGTATATTAATGATACATTAGGTCATGATATGGGGGACTATGTCATTAAAATAATCGGTAAAAAATTAAAACTACTGACGAAAGATCATATACATATTGGACGTTTTGGTGGTGATGAGTTTTTAGTGATGATACATGACTATTCATCTATGGATGACATCAACGATTTAATTGAAGCCATCCATCACGTGTTTGATTCTGAAATTAAAATAAATCACCACAAGTTATACATCACCGTCAGTATGGGTGTTGTCCTATACCCCACCCATGGCTTACAACGGGGTGAATTGATAAAAAAAGCAGATATGGCCCTTTATCAAGCAAAAGGATCAGGGAAGAATACTCATGTCTTGTACGATGAAAGCATGAACCAAGAGTTAGAAGAGAAATTAATATTACAAGGTGCGATTAAACAAGCTGTTCTCAATGAAGAGTTTACAGTATACTATCAACCTTATGTAGAAGCCAATAGCCATGAAATTATAGGGTTTGAAGCACTCATTCGTTGGTTCAGTGAGGAGCATGGGACAGTGTCACCATACAAGTTAATAACCCTTGCTGAAGAAATGGGACTTATTGTTGAGATTGGTCAGTGGGTGTTAAAAGAAGCTTGTCAGTTTGCTAAGGAAATTAATCGTGAGCGGGATGTACCTCTTTCCGTATCTGTTAATGTATCACCTGTTCAATTAAAATACCATGGTTTTTATGAACAAGTCGTACAAACCTTGCAAGAAGTAGGTATTCCATCCGAGTATCTTTGTTTAGAAATGACAGAGACGGTATTACTGGAATCTTTGGAGTCCAGTGTAGACAGTATTCAAAAACTAAGAGACTATGGTATCCATATTGCCCTAGATGATTTTGGTTCCGGTTATTCCTCCTTGCAATATCTCAAAGAACTGCCTGTTAATGTGATGAAAATAGATCGTTCTTTTATTAGTCATGTGGCTCAGAGTGAGTACGATCAGTTTTTTATTCAAGCCATGATCATGATTGCACATAAAAAAGGTTTAACAGTTGTGGCAGAGGGCATTGAAACAAAAGATCAATTAGAGGTGCTTACAGCTATTGGGTGTGACCTGATACAGGGTTACTATTTTAGCAAACCCCGGTCAAAAAAAGATGCCATGACCATGTCCATATAGCATGATAAAGACAATCACCATGAAGCCAAAATGGGTCTATTGCTGTCATTGGCTGATACAAAATAGTGCTTGACATATAAAAATAACCTATGATAAGATGAAAATAGATTATATGGTGTGTTACTGTAATAGGCAGGCATAAACCTTGTTATTGGTTTATGCCTTTTTATATGCCAATAACATGGAAATGTAGTATATTTTAAACCAATTATTAAAAAAATATAGTAGAGGTGGTATATATGAAAATCGCTAAGGTTACAGTAAAAGCAGAAACAGGATTACATGCAAGGCCTGTTATCGTATTTGTTAATAAAGCAAAAGAATTTGATTGTGATGTAGCTGTAGAGAAGGATGGCAAATCCGCGGATGCTAAAAAATTTCTGTCTGTATTGAGTTTAGGTGTAGTCATGAACGACGAAATTACATTAAAGACGGAAGGCGAAGATGAGGAAAAAGCCATCACCCAATTAAAAAGACTGGTTGAGGATAATTTTCATGTTTAAATTAAGTCATTACAACATATTAAAAGGGCAAAAAGCATCAGATGGCATTGGTATAGGTACTGTATGTGTCTATGAGGATGAAAAGGTAAGAATTCCTGAAGACCCTATTTTATCCATCGAAGATGGATTAAGTCAGTTCCAATCAGGCCATCGACAAGCCATTGAAGAAATTGATGCCATATACAGAAAGGCAAAAGCCACTTTGTCAGATGAAGAGTCTGAGATTTTTGGTGCTCATAAGATGATGGTGGAAGATGTGGAATATATAGAAGCCATTGAAAAGAGAATTAAAGAGCATATGCATCCTGCTAAGGCAGTAGAAGAAGTGAAGGCGTATTTTGTGAACATGTTCCAAGGGTTGGATAATGCTTATTTTAGAGAGCGGGCGTTAGATGTAGCAGACGTATCCAATAGGCTCATTCGTATCCTTTTAGGGTTAAAAGAAAAAGATATATCCCATTTACCCAATGAAACCATAATCGTTGCAAAAGACCTTACCCCATCGGATACCATGCGTATGGAAAAAGAAAAGGTTATTGGTTTCATCATTGAACGAGGCGGATTGACGTCTCATACGGCCATTATCGCTCGAACATTAGGCATACCAGCCATTATGGGTGTTCAGGATGCAACGCATCATATGGAAGACGGTCAGACCATTATTATAGATGGACAGGATGGATGGGTTATTTTGAATCCAGATGAAGCAGCTAAGGAACACTATCATCTGTTGATGAAGACCATTGAAGAAGAAGAAAGTATGCTTCGGGCCTATGTTGGGAAGAAGGCAAAAACCCTTAACCATATGACATGTTCCTTGCATGCCAATATTGGATCTGTAGAAGATGTAGCCGTTGCATTATATTATGATGCTGAAGGGATTGGGCTTTTTAGAACGGAACTGTTATATATGGGCAAAGAGCAAGCGCCCAGCGAAGAAGAGCAATTCATCATCTATAAAGAAGTAGCAGAGCAGATGAAAGGTAAAGAAGTTACCATAAGAACATTGGATGTAGGTGGTGACAAACAGATTGCATACCTTAATATCCAACAGGAAGAAAATCCTTTTCTTGGTTATCGAGCCATTCGATACTGTTTAGACCATCAAGAACTGTTTAAGACCCAGTTAAGAGCGCTTATACGTGCTAGTGCCTACGGGAATATACAGATTATGTTTCCAATGATTACAGCCTATGAAGAGCTGATAGAGGCCAAAGCAATGCTTCAAGAAATAAAGGAAGAATTAGACAGAGCAGGCATTGCCTATAATCATCATATGAAAGTCGGTATGATGATAGAAACACCAGCGTCTGTTATACTGGCAGATCAATTTGCTAAGGAAGTGGATTTCTTCAGTATTGGCAGCAATGATTTAATTCAATATACCATGGTTGCAGATCGGATGAATACACAGGTACAAAAGCTCTATTCACCCTACTATCCAGCCATTATAAGGGCTATTCATCAAGTTGCAAAAGCAGCAATAGCCAATCATATACCTGTGAGTATATGTGGGGAAATAGCCAGTGACCATAAACTAACCAATGTATGGTTAAACATGGGCATTCATAAGCTTAGCGTCATACCATCAGGGCTATTAAAGCTAAAACATCACATATGCCATATGCATACAGATAATTTGCATATGGATCAGTTATTACAAGCTAATACCCGTGAAGAAATCATCAATCTGTTAGATAAGTAGAGAAATACCAAGGGGGTAAATACCAAGGGGAGGGATTAGGGTGAGTAGTCATGCATATGCTATTCAAAAAGTGCTTAACAATAATGTGATTCTCGGTCGCCAACAGGAACAAGGCGAAGTTATTCTGATTGGTAAGGGTATTGGCTTTGGAAAAAAAACAGGTAAAGAATACATCATCGATGAACATAAAATTGAAAAAGTATTTTTACAGCATATCGACCATGAAAAAGATGATTATATGAGCATGATTCGTCATATGGATTATCGTATCATAGCTGTTGGCGAAGAAATTATACAGATGGCCAAGAAAACGTTTCAGTCGTTGAATGCTCATATCTATGTGGCACTTACGGACCATATTGGATTTACCTTAGAACGCATTAAACAAGGAATGGTCATTCATAATCCTTTTCTCTATGAGATTAAATCACTTTACAAGGAAGAGTTTCAAGTAGGCTGTCAAGCCAAAGTGCTTATAAAAATGCGTTTAGGTGTCACAATACCAGATGATGAGGTAGGTTTCATCGCCCTTCATATCCATTCGGCAAGGCAAAATAAAAAAGTTAAAGACACGGTAAAACACACACGACTTATTCAAAAAATGGTGACTATCGTTGAACAGGATATTGGAGGCAATATTGATAGAGATAAGATTCTCTATAGCCGTTTAATCAAACATTTGAGACAATGTATGGAACGGGTGGATGCTCAAAAAAGTATTGTTAATCCCTTATTGGATGACATTAAAGTGAAATTAAAAGAGGCCTATACAATTGCCTTGAAAGTTGGCAGCGTGCTTCATGAAGAAAATGGTATCCATGTGCCAGAGGATGAATTAGCTTTTATGGCGTTGCATATTGAAAGACTCAAAGAATCCATTAATTAAATAGCAAGATGTGTTACTGGTAAAGCAGGCATAAATCTTATTCCACGTTCAATGAAACAGTTGAGCGATTATTGAATAGGATTTATGCCTTTTTACATAATCCCTTTAAGTAAAGAGAGGGATATATGAAATCATAATAATAGGAGGCGTTTTACATGAACAACTTATTTACTAAGCTTCAAAAATTAGGAAAAGCTTTTATGCTTCCCATTGCAGTGCTTCCTGTCGCTTCATTATTTTTGAGGCTAGGGGCACCAGATTTATTAGACATACCCTTTATCTTTAGTATTGGAGAAGCTATTTTTAGCAATCTGCCTATGATTTTTGCTATTGGTATCGCCATCGGACTGGCTAAGAACAATCATGGAGCAGCAGGTCTTGCCGGTGCTATTAGTTACTATGTACTTACTTTTGGGCTTGATTCGCTTATTGGTGAGAAAACAGATATGGGTGCTTTAGCAGGTATTATATCCGGTATTTTAGCAGGTAATTGCTACAATCGTTTTCACGGTACTAAATTACCAGCATGGCTAGGTTTTTTTGGTGGAAAACGATTTGTACCGATCGTATCATCTTTTATAAGCATGTTGGTTGCATTAGTCTTTAGCTTGATATGGCCCCCTGTTCAAGAGGTAATCAGTAATACAGGTGAATGGATAGTTAACTCAGGAGAAACCGGTGCATTTGTTTACGGTACACTTAACCGACTACTTATACCGACTGGCTTACATCATATTCTCAATAACTTAGTTTGGTTTGTGTTTGGTGATTTTCAAGGTGCCACAGGGGATCTTTCCCGTTTCTTTGCAGGTGACCCTAATGCAGGGCTATTTATGACAGGATTCTTCCCCATTATGATGTTTGGCTTGCCAGCAGCTGCACTTGCTATGTATACCACTGCTAAACAGGTTAATAAAAAAGCTATATCAGGGGCATTATTTTCTGTTGCGTTTACGGCATTCTTAACAGGTATAACGGAACCATTAGAATTCTTATTCATGTTCTTAGCACCAGTACTTTACATAGGACATGCTCTACTCACAGGTATAGCCATGGTGGTATGTGCCATGTTAGGTATGAAACTAGGCTTTGGCTTCTCAGCAGGTTTCCTGGATTATTTTTTGAACTTTAATATTGCTACCAATCCCCTGTTACTTATTGTTGTTGGAGGCATCACCTTTGTCGTCTATTACTTCTTCTTTGTAGTCATCATTAAAAAGTTTAACTTGCCAACACCTGGTCGTTTAGATGAAGTGGGCAATGATGCAGGTAGCAGCATTATAAAAGAAAAAGGGTTAGAAGGTCTTGCAGCAGAATACATTGTTGCACTTGGAGGAAGTGATAATATTGAAGAAATTGATGCATGTATCACAAGGTTACGATTAACCATCAAGGATGCAAGCATCATTCATGATGAAGACCTTAAGAATTTAGGTGCATCAGGTGTGATCAGACCAACCAAGAAAAACATGCAAATTGTCGTAGGCACACAAGCTGAGCTCATTGTGGATGAGATGAAACGTATTATTTAGGAACTTAAATAAGTGATCATGAGCTATCTGTAAATGTCCAGTGTTTTAGGACTTTTCATTTAGATGAGTGACGTTAGTTTAACTTTCCTGAATGACTTAATAAGGGGGATTCAGATGTTCAAGTTTTTTAATAAAAAAGTCACTTCATTACATGCGCCAACACATTGTGAAGTGATACCAATGGAAGACGTACCCGATCAAGTATTTTCCAATAAAATGATTGGTGATGGGGTAGCATTTTTACCTTATGACAGCATGATAAAGTCTCCTGGTGATGGCATTGTCATGCAGATATTTCCTACAAACCACGCAATAGCCCTTCACATTAATGGGTTTGAAATATTGCTTCACCTGGGTATTGATACGGTTGAGTTAAAGGGCAAGGGTTTTGAAGCATTTGTACAAGAGGGACAAGGGGTTAAACAAGGAGACCCTCTTATTAAAATGGATCTTGCATATATTAAAGGGCAGCATAAATCAACCATATGCCCAATGATTATCACCAACATGGAACAAGTAAAAAAGTTAAAAGGGCGTCAAATAAGAGAAAAAACGTCCAGTGGCGTTATCTTAGAGATATGGGGGTCTTAACATATGGTTAAGGTGAACGTTAAGTTAACCTTTGATTTTCATGCTCGACCAGCTACATTCTTTGTTAACAAAGCAACCCAGTATCAATCAGACATTGAGCTTAAATTACACAATCAGATAGCTAATGGTAAGAGTATCCTCAATGTGATGACATTGGAAGTGGTTAAAGGGGATGTTGTTGAATTAATCATTAACGGTGTTGATGAATTATAAGCCCAAAAGGCACTACAGGTATTCTTTCTAGACTATCGAGATGCTTAGTGTAGAAGACATGGTGCAAAACATGCTGCAAGAAATAAGGATTTATGTTTGCAAAAGTCATTAAAATGAAGTAGGATATAAGGGAATAGACTAAAATGGGGTGTCTTGCTTTATAAGACAGCCCCTTATTTTAAAATAAAGGAGGCAAAACATGAAAGTTGTGGCTTTTAACGGAAGTCCTAGAAAGGAGGGCAATACCTATCATGCTCTAAAAATAGTAACGGATGTATTGGAAAAAGAAGGCATCCAAACGGAGATTATCCATGTAGGCAATAAAACCATTAGAGGATGTATAGCCTGTAATCAATGTATTAAGAATAGAGATGAACGATGTGCCATTGCTCATGATGACGTCAATGAATGGGTTCAGGTTATGAAAGAAGCAGATGGTATGATTTTAGGTTCACCTGTACATTTTGCAGCTATTGGCGGTACCATGAAGTCTTTTTTAGATCGTGCTTTTTATGTATCCAGTATGAACGGTAACTTATTTCGGCACAAGGTAGGGGCATCGGTAGTTGCTGTTCGACGCTCAGGTGGTTTACCAACCTTTAATCAATTAAACAATTATCTTAATTATTCAGAGATTACCATGCCTAATTCTAATTATTGGAATGTTATTCATGGTACAAAACCAGGGGAAGCATTACAGGATGATGAGGGTGTTCAAATCATGCGTGTATTGGGTAAAAACCTTGCATGGTCTTTGAAAAAAAATCGTCATACCGAAGAAACCCCAGAACCTGAGGCAGAAAATAAGCAGTATACAAATTTTATAAGGTAAACGATTCAATTGAAGGAAAGAACCTTTAACCATGGATGATATGGCGTGGTGCACGGTTCTTTTTTATTGTATAGTTATATGATGCATATACAAAGAATTAACTTATTAAAATAACTTTAAAAAGTGTGTTGAAAAAGTATGGGTGATGTGTTACACTGAACTTACAAGCTACCAGATCATGCTCATCCAAATGATGGGCATATGGTAAAATATAGGGAGGAATTAAGATGTTTGACATGAAGCATATTCAATATGAAGGAAAAGATTCAAAGAACCCATTAGCATTTAAGTATTATAACCCAACAGAAGTCATTGGTGATAAAACCATGGAAGAACATTTGAGATTCTCAATGGCTT is drawn from Vallitalea pronyensis and contains these coding sequences:
- a CDS encoding ABC transporter substrate binding protein; amino-acid sequence: MRRLFMHRWKLYYFVMLIIVLWYILTSSNVVMASGYKMNRVLFISSYSPSFQTFFRQVDGIRSELDNMHIMLDIEFMNSERFFTEESIANFYENLSYKIKKLLPYDVIIVADDNALKFILTYKEKLFPETPIVFMGINDLDNAERASQDPNITGVVETVSMEDTIAIARKLRPKAVNVVALIDNTSTGASDRKTYGRLAPEFPDLNFETLSLGDLTYEQFKKQLGLLNEEDIVLLLSVYHDKTNRRISFQESVNLILNHCDQPVFHPYHYGIKEGLIGGRVVSHYEQGKQAGMIAKDILNGMDIAFINPINETLNPYVFNYKTMQKHQISTKWLPKNSMLIHADESIFQKYGAYIGIVILIIVIQLMIIIALIKNIYKRKLAEQRLKEKQTQCVVANNDLTLANEELSATFEEIEIKSRQINELVYEDRLTGLKNRYAMTKTIDRIIATSAACKMAIMFLDIDDFKYINDTLGHDMGDYVIKIIGKKLKLLTKDHIHIGRFGGDEFLVMIHDYSSMDDINDLIEAIHHVFDSEIKINHHKLYITVSMGVVLYPTHGLQRGELIKKADMALYQAKGSGKNTHVLYDESMNQELEEKLILQGAIKQAVLNEEFTVYYQPYVEANSHEIIGFEALIRWFSEEHGTVSPYKLITLAEEMGLIVEIGQWVLKEACQFAKEINRERDVPLSVSVNVSPVQLKYHGFYEQVVQTLQEVGIPSEYLCLEMTETVLLESLESSVDSIQKLRDYGIHIALDDFGSGYSSLQYLKELPVNVMKIDRSFISHVAQSEYDQFFIQAMIMIAHKKGLTVVAEGIETKDQLEVLTAIGCDLIQGYYFSKPRSKKDAMTMSI
- a CDS encoding HPr family phosphocarrier protein; this translates as MKIAKVTVKAETGLHARPVIVFVNKAKEFDCDVAVEKDGKSADAKKFLSVLSLGVVMNDEITLKTEGEDEEKAITQLKRLVEDNFHV
- the ptsP gene encoding phosphoenolpyruvate--protein phosphotransferase, with protein sequence MFKLSHYNILKGQKASDGIGIGTVCVYEDEKVRIPEDPILSIEDGLSQFQSGHRQAIEEIDAIYRKAKATLSDEESEIFGAHKMMVEDVEYIEAIEKRIKEHMHPAKAVEEVKAYFVNMFQGLDNAYFRERALDVADVSNRLIRILLGLKEKDISHLPNETIIVAKDLTPSDTMRMEKEKVIGFIIERGGLTSHTAIIARTLGIPAIMGVQDATHHMEDGQTIIIDGQDGWVILNPDEAAKEHYHLLMKTIEEEESMLRAYVGKKAKTLNHMTCSLHANIGSVEDVAVALYYDAEGIGLFRTELLYMGKEQAPSEEEQFIIYKEVAEQMKGKEVTIRTLDVGGDKQIAYLNIQQEENPFLGYRAIRYCLDHQELFKTQLRALIRASAYGNIQIMFPMITAYEELIEAKAMLQEIKEELDRAGIAYNHHMKVGMMIETPASVILADQFAKEVDFFSIGSNDLIQYTMVADRMNTQVQKLYSPYYPAIIRAIHQVAKAAIANHIPVSICGEIASDHKLTNVWLNMGIHKLSVIPSGLLKLKHHICHMHTDNLHMDQLLQANTREEIINLLDK
- a CDS encoding PRD domain-containing protein, translating into MSSHAYAIQKVLNNNVILGRQQEQGEVILIGKGIGFGKKTGKEYIIDEHKIEKVFLQHIDHEKDDYMSMIRHMDYRIIAVGEEIIQMAKKTFQSLNAHIYVALTDHIGFTLERIKQGMVIHNPFLYEIKSLYKEEFQVGCQAKVLIKMRLGVTIPDDEVGFIALHIHSARQNKKVKDTVKHTRLIQKMVTIVEQDIGGNIDRDKILYSRLIKHLRQCMERVDAQKSIVNPLLDDIKVKLKEAYTIALKVGSVLHEENGIHVPEDELAFMALHIERLKESIN
- the nagE gene encoding N-acetylglucosamine-specific PTS transporter subunit IIBC, with the translated sequence MNNLFTKLQKLGKAFMLPIAVLPVASLFLRLGAPDLLDIPFIFSIGEAIFSNLPMIFAIGIAIGLAKNNHGAAGLAGAISYYVLTFGLDSLIGEKTDMGALAGIISGILAGNCYNRFHGTKLPAWLGFFGGKRFVPIVSSFISMLVALVFSLIWPPVQEVISNTGEWIVNSGETGAFVYGTLNRLLIPTGLHHILNNLVWFVFGDFQGATGDLSRFFAGDPNAGLFMTGFFPIMMFGLPAAALAMYTTAKQVNKKAISGALFSVAFTAFLTGITEPLEFLFMFLAPVLYIGHALLTGIAMVVCAMLGMKLGFGFSAGFLDYFLNFNIATNPLLLIVVGGITFVVYYFFFVVIIKKFNLPTPGRLDEVGNDAGSSIIKEKGLEGLAAEYIVALGGSDNIEEIDACITRLRLTIKDASIIHDEDLKNLGASGVIRPTKKNMQIVVGTQAELIVDEMKRII
- a CDS encoding PTS sugar transporter subunit IIA translates to MFKFFNKKVTSLHAPTHCEVIPMEDVPDQVFSNKMIGDGVAFLPYDSMIKSPGDGIVMQIFPTNHAIALHINGFEILLHLGIDTVELKGKGFEAFVQEGQGVKQGDPLIKMDLAYIKGQHKSTICPMIITNMEQVKKLKGRQIREKTSSGVILEIWGS
- a CDS encoding HPr family phosphocarrier protein, whose product is MVKVNVKLTFDFHARPATFFVNKATQYQSDIELKLHNQIANGKSILNVMTLEVVKGDVVELIINGVDEL
- a CDS encoding flavodoxin family protein gives rise to the protein MKVVAFNGSPRKEGNTYHALKIVTDVLEKEGIQTEIIHVGNKTIRGCIACNQCIKNRDERCAIAHDDVNEWVQVMKEADGMILGSPVHFAAIGGTMKSFLDRAFYVSSMNGNLFRHKVGASVVAVRRSGGLPTFNQLNNYLNYSEITMPNSNYWNVIHGTKPGEALQDDEGVQIMRVLGKNLAWSLKKNRHTEETPEPEAENKQYTNFIR